The DNA sequence TTCGAGAAGCTCGAAGAGGCACTGCAGATCGTGATTCCGATGCTTCGCGGAGAGAAGGTGAGTTTCGCGGGGAAGCACTATCAGGTCTCCGACGCGGTCAACTCCCCGCCGCCTGTTTCCCGTATTCCGATCATGATCGGCGGCAGTGGTGAGAAGAAGACGCTGCGGATGGTCGCCCAGTACGCCGACGAGTCCAACCTCTCGAGCGGTCCGATCAACGAGATCCCACACAAACTCGAGGTTCTTGAGGAGCACTGCGAACGTCTAGGCCGCGACCGATCAGAGATCGTCGTCACGAAACTGCAGATGGTCTGCGTGGCCCCAACCATGGAAGAAGCAGAATCGGACCTGCGCGAGGTCGGAGCAGCAAAAGGATGGTCCGACGAGGTCATCGAGATGGCCAAGATGATCCTGATCTACGGCGATCCCGACACCGTCGGAGAAAAACTCCAAGCGTGCATGGACACCGGCATCGACGGGATGACCATCAACCTCGCCGCCAACGGTCACAAGACCGAACGCATCGGCCTCCTCGGCGAAATCGGATTGGCAGCAACGGCGAGTTGATAATTGGCGTTCTGATTACCGCTCAACACGCCCGGCTTCCAGCTAATGCCAGCGCCGCTCGATCTGCCGGAGTGATCGAAGAGTTCAGGGCGATCACGGGGTACATGTAGCTGTCAGGGTCGTTGGAGTGGCCGATTCCGAAAACGTGCGAGAGCTCGTGGGCGATGGCCATCTTCTTAGACAACCTGTCAATCTCACCTTCGGGCATGGTGTCGAAGAGGCTGCTCGAGAGTCGAATCCTGGTGCTTCGCGGGGTCTGTTGACCACGCTTATGGGTGGCCCACATCGTTGCGGCTGCGAGTTCATTCGGATGCATCACCGTGTTCTCCTTGTCGATCCAGTGGATGGCAATGGTGTCGTCGCCAGGCTTGGAGATCCGCTGCGCTGCTGTTGAGAACTCCTCGCCCCGTTCGCTCGCCCCCTTGGTCACAACGACGTTCAGACCGGTCAGTTCCTTCAGGCTCAGGAGTACCGAGATGGTTGCGTTTCTCATCTGGGGACGAGTCGCCGCTGCAATATCTTTATCAATGAAGATCTCAGTGGTGATTCTCGTGCACTGCGGCCAGAGCAGGTTGCCGAATCGATTCGACACGGACGGGTTGCTCCCTGCCAGGTCAAGTTCGGAGATGAAGTTTCCCGATCCGGTCGGGTAGATCGCGAGCAGTTTCGCTGCCTCCCAGTCCAACTCGACGCGGATGTTTCCTTCTTTAATCGCTGGTGACCAGGATTTCCCGTCCAGGGTGAGGTTGTAACGAAGTGCGACCTCGGGTTCCTTCTGTTCCGGCCTGGCTAGGAAGCCGACCAGCACCAGGCCGGCAACTATGCCGGCCAGAAGCAGCGAGATCCGCCTGAGTAGGCGGCGACGGTCCTCAGGGCTTCTGGCCATTGGATGCCTAGTTGCGCCGGGTCAATCGAGGACCGGGGCGAACCGGTTCGGTAGGTGAGCCATCGCATGCGGCCACCATC is a window from the Acidimicrobiales bacterium genome containing:
- a CDS encoding matrixin family metalloprotease, whose protein sequence is MARSPEDRRRLLRRISLLLAGIVAGLVLVGFLARPEQKEPEVALRYNLTLDGKSWSPAIKEGNIRVELDWEAAKLLAIYPTGSGNFISELDLAGSNPSVSNRFGNLLWPQCTRITTEIFIDKDIAAATRPQMRNATISVLLSLKELTGLNVVVTKGASERGEEFSTAAQRISKPGDDTIAIHWIDKENTVMHPNELAAATMWATHKRGQQTPRSTRIRLSSSLFDTMPEGEIDRLSKKMAIAHELSHVFGIGHSNDPDSYMYPVIALNSSITPADRAALALAGSRAC
- a CDS encoding LLM class F420-dependent oxidoreductase yields the protein MTRLGYQIPNFTYPNTPEAGIFDSVIAQAKAAEAAGFDRVFVMDHFYQLPGLGAPEEPMLECYSVLSALAQHTETVRLSALVTGNTYRHPTLLAKTVTALDHLSSGRATLGIGAGWFQLEHDSLGFEFGTFTDRFEKLEEALQIVIPMLRGEKVSFAGKHYQVSDAVNSPPPVSRIPIMIGGSGEKKTLRMVAQYADESNLSSGPINEIPHKLEVLEEHCERLGRDRSEIVVTKLQMVCVAPTMEEAESDLREVGAAKGWSDEVIEMAKMILIYGDPDTVGEKLQACMDTGIDGMTINLAANGHKTERIGLLGEIGLAATAS